A window of Nicotiana tabacum cultivar K326 chromosome 24, ASM71507v2, whole genome shotgun sequence contains these coding sequences:
- the LOC142178614 gene encoding uncharacterized protein LOC142178614: MGFKLRRTKTKYLEYKFSSELGEVGRDVRLGAQVIPKRSSFKYLGSIIQGGEEIDEDITHHIRVGWIKWRLASRVLFDKRVSSLIKDKFYRVVVRQAMLYGAECWPVKNSHTQKIKVVEMKMLMWMFMHTWMDKIKNEVIQEKVGMAPMDDKIREARLRWFGHVRKKSPDDPVRRCESLALVGTRRCRGQPKNYWGEVIRQDMALLQISEDMALYRKV, encoded by the coding sequence ATGGGTTTCAAGTTGCGCAGGACCAAGACAAAATATCTGGAATACAAGTTCAGCTCTGAATTGGGGGAAGTGGGCAGGGACGTGAGGCTTGGagcacaagtcatccccaagagaagTAGTTTTAAATACCTGGGGTCGATTATCCAGGGGGGCGAAGAGATTGATGAGGACATCACACACCATATAAGGGTAGGATGGATAAAATGGAGGTTAGCATCAAGAGTCTTGTTTGACAAGAGAGTGTCATCGTTAATCAAAGATAAGTTCTATAGAGTTGTGGTTAGAcaggccatgttgtatggggcagagtgttggccggtaaagaactctcATACCCAGAAGATAAAAGTAGTAGAGATGAAGATGTTGATGTGGATGTTCATGCATACTTggatggataagattaagaatgaagttATTCAGGAGAAGGTGGGCATGGCTCCTATGGATGACAAGAtacgggaagcgaggctcagatggttcgggcacgtgcggaaGAAGAGCCCTGATGATCCGGTAAGGAGGTGCGAGAGTTTGGCCCTGGTGGGGACAAGAAGATGTAGAGGACAGCCTAAGAattattggggagaggtgattagacaggacatggcgTTGCTGcagatttctgaggacatggccctttaTAGGAAGGTGTAG